In one window of Mercurialis annua linkage group LG4, ddMerAnnu1.2, whole genome shotgun sequence DNA:
- the LOC126678683 gene encoding F-box/LRR-repeat protein At3g48880-like, translating to MNYDILVKIFTMVSTMDLILNISRVCPLWRAACSHPSFWRTLDLARLNCSSDYPQGLDASLDNRASLRLMQLLNSALILSGNNVTRLIFHFQMCIKDSHLTFAAERCPRLKQLVLPAWNQISENGFCAAIQKLTELESLTLPCNYFPENILQTIGVYCTKLTELKVMSPFDHDFANTLFIYLPKLKVLSLRCTMVHKDALRLAFMLFDDLKVLNISHSLLVDLFPYEIPTMFRLEDDASMAEQASRLTTFLSCQSTACVMCQRVYNDAGRPNWQEYQEGLWREDEGFWLAGVSGIGK from the exons ATGAACTATGATATACTTGTTAAGATATTCACCATGGTAAGCACCATGGACTTAATTTTGAACATTTCTCGTGTTTGTCCTTTATGGCGTGCTGCATGCTCCCATCCAAGCTTTTGGCGTACACTCGATTTGGCTAGATTGAACTGCTCTTCTGATTATCCACAAGGTCTAGATGCTTCCTTAGATAATCGGGCAAGCTTGAGGTTAATGCAATTATTGAATAGCGCATTAATCCTGAGTGGCAACAATGTGACGCGCTTGATATTCCATTTTCAGATGTGCATTAAGGACTCACACTTGACATTTGCTGCTGAAAG GTGTCCCAGGCTCAAACAACTTGTTCTGCCAGCCTGGAATCAAATTTCCGAAAATGGATTTTGTGCAGCTATCCAAAAGTTGACAGAGCTCGAGTCTCTGACTCTCCCATGCAATTATTTCCCCGAAAACATCTTGCAAACAATTGGTGTATACTGTACGAAGCTCACTGAACTCAAAGTCATGTCCCCTTTCGATCATGATTTTGCCAACACCTTGTTTATTTATCTCCCAAAGCTTAAGGTCTTGAGTTTGAGGTGCACCATGGTTCACAAGGACGCCTTGAGACTCGCATTTATGCTCTTTGACGATCTGAAGGTGTTAAATATTTCCCACAGCCTGCTCGTAGACCTCTTTCCATACGAAATTCCAACTATGTTTAGATTGGAGGATGATGCATCAATGGCCGAACAAGCATCAAGACTTACAACATTCCTCAGCTGTCAGAGTACTGCTTGCGTAATGTGTCAGCGCGTTTATAATGATGCAGGACGCCCAAATTGGCAGGAATACCAGGAAGGTCTTTGGCGCGAAGATGAG GGTTTTTGGTTAGCTGGGGTAAGCGGAATAGGAAAATAG
- the LOC126677039 gene encoding probable DEAD-box ATP-dependent RNA helicase 48 codes for MILVWKGSRKRGRSDSPASFLNPDKTPKFISVSSTSVTLLSQTLTMYSSMLLLHRSKTLMDHLTTRKILTRFMGGGPRTFPGGLNKWQWKRLHERRAKEKEKGLLEQEKQLYQARIRSQIRSKIAGKPDPDSNSSNFTAMSPTDHIKALADRFMKAGAEDLWNEDDGPLKAQWSVPNRPSGSIGSRQLSGSISSPIDLRKLMLESRNQNFESSGNDCYKYTKSREFSVKSFNSGQKQSSLVIGSDSLKKSRETYKRPRRFRGNESSSSEDDDSDNYGFESNDEMVRKGRNVRGILGGRAALRNHDVKTTKRVPLKDLEREIDYEKEVELIRQELGKRKNMLDANEGEKSEAGEEKSVLSQKRFDECGLSPFTVKALTAAGYVQMTTVQEATLSICLEGKDAMVKSKTGTGKSAAFLLPAIETVLKAKNSTVKPRVSPIYVLILCPTRELASQIAAEANAMLKYHDGIGVQTLVGGTRFKDDQKRLVSDPCQMIVATPGRLLDHIENKGGLSVHLMGLKMLILDEADHLLDLGFRKDVEKIVDCLPRKRHSLMFSATIPKEVRRMSQLVLNKEHAFIDTVGMGCVETPEKVKQSFLVVPHELHFQLVHHLLKDHILQTPDYKIIVFCTTGMVTSLIYQLLRELKMNVKEIHTRKPQLYRTRVSDEFKESKRSILVTSDVSARGMNYPDVTLVIQVGLPTDREQYIHRLGRTGRVGNEGEGILLLAPWENYFLEELEDLPLNEIPVPNIDPEDRFKVEHSMSKIDSSVKEAAYHAWLGYYNSIRRIGRDKTTLVGLASTFCESIGLQRPPPIFRKTALKMGLKDIPGIRIRA; via the exons atgattttagttTGGAAAGGAAGCCGTAAACGAGGTCGGTCTGATTCGCCAGCAAGTTTCTTAAACCCtgataaaaccccgaaattcATTTCAGTTTCTTCAACGTCTGTCACTCTTCTTTCTCAAACCCTAACCATGTACTCATCAATGCTCCTCCTCCACCGTTCCAAAACCCTAATGGACCACCTCACAACCCGAAAGATACTCACCCGCTTTATGGGCGGAGGTCCACGAACTTTTCCGGGCGGTTTAAACAAATGGCAATGGAAACGCCTCCACGAGAGAAGAGCCaaagagaaagagaaaggaCTCCTTGAACAAGAGAAACAGCTTTACCAAGCCCGAATCCGCTCCCAAATCCGATCCAAAATCGCCGGAAAACCCGACCCTGATTCGAACTCTTCTAATTTCACCGCCATGAGCCCTACAGACCACATTAAAGCCTTAGCTGATCGTTTTATGAAAGCAGGAGCAGAAGATTTGTGGAATGAAGATGACGGACCGTTAAAAGCTCAATGGTCAGTACCAAATCGACCGTCAGGATCGATTGGGAGTCGTCAGCTGTCAGGTTCGATTAGTTCGCCGATTGATTTACGGAAATTAATGTTAGAGTCTAGAAATCAAAACTTTGAAAGCTCGGGGAATGATTGTTATAAGTATACGAAAAGTAGGGAATTCTCAGTGAAGTCGTTTAATTCAGGGCAGAAACAGAGTAGTTTGGTTATTGGGAGTGATAGTTTGAAGAAAAGTAGGGAAACTTATAAGAGACCAAGGAGATTTAGGGGAAATGAGAGTTCTTCTAGTGAAGATGATGATTCTGATAATTACGGTTTTGAATCCAACGACGAGATGGTGAGGAAAGGGAGAAATGTGAGGGGAATTTTAGGGGGTAGAGCTGCTTTGCGAAATCATGATGTGAAAACAACTAAAAGAGTGCCATTGAAGGATCTTGAAAGAGAGATTGATTACGAGAAGGAAGTAGAGTTGATTAGACAAGAGCTtggaaaaaggaaaaatatgttGGATGCGAATGAAGGAGAGAAGAGCGAGGCGGGTGAAGAGAAATCAGTACTTAGTCAGAAAAG ATTTGATGAATGTGGTTTATCTCCATTTACTGTAAAGGCACTTACAGCTGCTGGATATGTTCAAATGACTACAGTACAGGAGGCCACTCTTTCTATTTGTCTTGAGG GCAAGGATGCTATGGTTAAATCCAAAACTGGTACTGGAAAAAGTGCAGCATTTTTG CTTCCTGCTATTGAAACAGTTTTGAAAGCAAAAAATAGCACTGTGAAGCCTCGTGTATCTCCAATTTACGTTCTTATTCTCTGCCCCACTAGAGAACTAGCAAGCCAAATAGCTGCAGAAGCCAATGCTATGCTGAAGTACCACGATGGCATAGGTGTACAAACGCTAGTTGGAGGTACACGTTTCAAAGATGATCAAAAACGCCTAGTATCAGATCCTTGTCAG ATGATTGTTGCAACTCCTGGTCGGCTGCTGGATCATATTGAGAATAAAGGGGGTTTATCAGTTCATTTGATGGGATTAAAGATGCTTATACTTGATGAAGCTGACCATTTACTAGACCTGGGTTTCAGAAAAGACGTGGAAAAGATTGTAGACTGCTTGCCCCGGAAGAGGCACTCATTAATGTTCTCGGCAACAATTCCAAAAGAG GTTCGGCGAATGTCTCAACTTGTATTGAATAAAGAGCATGCTTTTATTGATACAGTGGGCATGGGGTGTGTGGAAACTCCTGAAAAG GTTAAGCAGTCTTTCCTGGTCGTTCCGCATGAATTGCATTTTCAATTAGTGCACCATCTCTTGAAGGATCATATTCTGCAGACCCCTGATTACAAG ATTATTGTTTTCTGCACAACTGGGATGGTGACATCACTCATATACCAACTTCTTCGGGAACTAAAAATGAACGTTAAGGAGATACATACTAGAAAGCCTCAATTATATCGAACTCGTGTCTCTGATGAATTTAAGGAATCGAAAAGATCAATACTTGTTACATCTGATGTTTCAGCTCGTGGGATGAATTATCCTGATGTTACATTGGTCATTCAG GTTGGTCTTCCTACTGATCGAGAGCAATACATACATCGTCTTGGAAGAACAGGACGTGTTGGCAATGAAGGAGAAGGAATTTTGCTGCTTGCACCATGGGAAAATTATTTCCTGGAGGAGTTAGAAGATCTGCCTCTCAATGAAATTCCCGTACCTAACATAGATCCAGAAGATAGATTTAAG GTGGAGCATTCAATGTCAAAGATTGATTCTAGTGTTAAAGAAGCCGCTTATCATGCTTGGCTAGGTTACTACAATTCGATCAGGAGAATAGGAAGGGATAAAACCACGCTTGTTGGTCTGGCCAGCACATTTTGCGAGTCAATAGGCTTGCAGAGGCCTCCTCCTATATTCAGAAAAACAGCACTAAAAATGGGTTTGAAAGACATCCCTGGTATTCGCATCAGAGCATAA